In a genomic window of Gossypium arboreum isolate Shixiya-1 chromosome 9, ASM2569848v2, whole genome shotgun sequence:
- the LOC108456417 gene encoding non-specific lipid-transfer protein-like — MASTMSVKLAWVMVLCLIVGAPLAKGAISCGQVISTLTPCIPFVRNNGAVGVPAPCCNGIRSLNAAAQSTPERQSACNCVKALAASISGINYDLTNKLPSMCGVHSPFKISPSTNCKSVK, encoded by the exons ATGGCTAGCACTATGTCCGTCAAGCTTGCATGGGTTATGGTCTTGTGCTTGATTGTGGGTGCACCCCTGGCTAAAGGGGCCATAAGTTGTGGCCAAGTTATATCAACCTTGACACCCTGCATTCCCTTCGTGAGAAACAACGGTGCTGTTGGCGTGCCTGCACCTTGCTGCAATGGGATCAGATCTCTCAACGCGGCTGCCCAATCAACTCCAGAGCGCCAATCAGCTTGCAACTGCGTCAAAGCATTAGCTGCCAGCATTTCTGGCATCAACTATGACCTTACGAACAAACTCCCAAGCATGTGTGGGGTGCACAGCCCTTTCAAGATCAGCCCCAGCACTAACTGCAAAAG TGTCAAGTGA